One stretch of Chitinophaga pendula DNA includes these proteins:
- a CDS encoding DNA polymerase beta superfamily protein, with translation MTFETLSVHPEQLLLKCLSGSRAYNLQLPSSDTDLKGVFILPRQELYGLTYTPQVSNITNDEVYYEVGRFIGLLCENNPNILELLGSTGNTILYRHPLLSLIKPEAFLSKLCMQTFAGYARSQIKKATGLNKKISRPMEKERKTVLDFCYVVAGNGTVPVADWLRHHGFRQEECGLTQLSHFRDAYLLYHQRQLPEGDTLAGIISGVEANDVRVSSVPKDIEALAVMNFNKDGYSVYCREYLEYWEWVEKRNEARYTHTVALGKQYDTKNMMHTFRLLHMASEIALYKEVRVYRDDRDFLLNIRNGKFEYEELLDMADKKIDRIEQLYAKSDLPDVPDRNMAERILIQIRESFYAQK, from the coding sequence ATGACATTCGAAACATTGTCCGTACATCCGGAACAATTGCTACTAAAGTGTCTCAGTGGCAGCCGGGCTTACAACCTGCAGTTACCCAGCTCTGATACAGATCTGAAAGGAGTATTTATATTACCCCGTCAGGAGCTATATGGCCTTACCTATACCCCGCAGGTATCGAATATCACGAATGATGAAGTGTATTATGAGGTAGGCCGCTTCATAGGTCTGCTCTGTGAAAATAATCCCAATATACTGGAGCTGCTGGGAAGCACCGGTAATACGATATTGTATCGTCATCCGCTGTTGTCGCTGATCAAACCGGAGGCATTCCTGTCCAAACTCTGTATGCAGACATTTGCCGGGTATGCACGTTCGCAGATCAAGAAGGCGACAGGGTTGAATAAAAAGATCAGCCGCCCAATGGAGAAGGAACGGAAGACGGTGCTGGACTTCTGTTATGTAGTTGCGGGCAATGGTACCGTACCGGTTGCGGACTGGTTACGTCATCACGGATTCCGGCAGGAAGAATGTGGGCTGACACAGCTGTCGCATTTCAGGGATGCTTACCTGCTTTATCATCAGCGACAGCTGCCGGAAGGCGACACACTGGCTGGTATCATATCAGGTGTGGAAGCCAATGATGTACGGGTGAGCAGTGTGCCCAAAGATATAGAGGCTTTGGCCGTGATGAACTTCAACAAAGACGGTTATTCTGTTTACTGCCGTGAGTACCTGGAATACTGGGAGTGGGTGGAAAAACGGAATGAAGCCAGGTATACCCATACAGTGGCGCTGGGTAAACAGTATGATACCAAAAATATGATGCACACCTTCCGTTTGTTGCATATGGCTTCTGAGATCGCATTGTACAAAGAGGTAAGGGTGTATCGTGATGACCGCGATTTCCTGCTTAATATCCGTAACGGTAAGTTTGAATATGAAGAGCTGCTGGATATGGCGGATAAGAAAATAGACAGAATAGAACAATTGTATGCTAAGTCGGACTTGCCTGATGTGCCGGACAGGAATATGGCAGAACGCATACTGATACAAATAAGAGAGAGCTTTTATGCGCAGAAATGA
- a CDS encoding nucleotidyltransferase domain-containing protein has product MKDIILQQLKGIEQEHNVTILYACESGSRAWGFASPDSDYDVRFIYAQRSDAYLSIRERRDVIELPVNEVLDISGWDLRKALQLFLKSNAPLYEWLQSPIVYQQQAGFTADIQTLMPAYFSLRAGLHHYLSMADNTFTNDLQGVQVRLKKYFYALRPLLAARWITDKQRLPPMQFEQLRTLIADPVWQQEIEVLLQKKQAADEKAVTTPLPFLQGWLSDNLVYCKEKGQALAPVTHDTAELDELFRKYIPS; this is encoded by the coding sequence ATGAAAGACATCATACTGCAACAGCTTAAAGGGATAGAGCAGGAACACAACGTAACGATACTGTATGCTTGCGAATCCGGTAGTCGTGCCTGGGGTTTTGCCTCGCCAGACAGTGACTACGATGTACGCTTCATTTATGCCCAGCGCAGTGATGCCTATCTCAGCATACGGGAACGCAGGGACGTAATAGAACTGCCTGTCAATGAGGTGCTGGATATCAGCGGATGGGACCTGCGCAAGGCGCTACAGCTGTTCCTGAAGTCCAATGCACCCTTATACGAGTGGCTGCAATCACCGATCGTATATCAGCAACAGGCAGGTTTTACGGCCGATATACAGACGTTGATGCCTGCTTATTTTTCATTAAGGGCGGGCTTGCATCATTACCTGTCTATGGCAGATAATACGTTTACCAACGATCTGCAAGGGGTGCAGGTGCGACTGAAGAAATACTTTTATGCCTTACGTCCGCTGCTGGCTGCGAGGTGGATCACCGATAAGCAGCGGTTGCCGCCCATGCAGTTCGAACAGCTTAGAACGCTGATCGCTGACCCGGTATGGCAACAGGAGATCGAAGTATTGTTGCAAAAGAAACAAGCTGCTGATGAAAAGGCGGTCACCACTCCCCTGCCGTTCTTGCAAGGCTGGTTGTCGGATAACCTGGTTTACTGTAAAGAGAAAGGACAGGCACTGGCACCTGTAACGCATGATACTGCCGAACTGGATGAGCTATTTAGGAAATATATACCATCATGA
- a CDS encoding T9SS type A sorting domain-containing protein, which translates to MEGGTAGDMQLYPNLTNGLLSLYGVTAGKETMTRQIFSPDMRLLKTILVSGGRLSLEGPDTGLHFIKVFDGKGSKVFKIWKQ; encoded by the coding sequence TTGGAAGGAGGGACGGCCGGCGATATGCAGTTATATCCCAATCTGACAAACGGACTGTTATCGCTGTATGGAGTGACGGCGGGCAAGGAGACTATGACGAGGCAGATATTCAGTCCGGATATGCGTTTGCTGAAGACGATACTGGTGAGCGGTGGACGGCTTTCGCTGGAGGGGCCGGATACTGGTTTGCATTTCATTAAAGTGTTTGACGGTAAGGGATCGAAGGTGTTTAAGATATGGAAGCAATGA
- a CDS encoding PepSY-associated TM helix domain-containing protein, translated as MQKNVRNTSSPAAKPAKKGKSRFRKVNDFLHLWLGLISGIIVFIVSVTGCIYAFEREIRNYTQPYQFVEAKQAPYLPPSQLKVIAAKAAFGSNAPDSMTSKISGVSYGAPGTAAIAAYTDKKNGYTMVYMNPYDGKVLHQKILKDDFFRFILEGHFNLWLPREIGQPIVASAVLIFVFLLISGLIMWWPKKWTKAARDQSFKVKWKASFKRVNYDLHNVLGFYVMTIALVLGLTGLVWGFKWFSKSYYWTLTGGKTMPAGKGARPSSDTLQYTAALSHIPEDVVFQNALKEYKGITGTIQVQFAVKKDDAISLTYNPDQGTYNKREFRYFDQYTLKEIPGKNLYSTKYNKASIGEKIYRSNYDIHVGAIAGLPGKILAFFASLICASLPVTGFYVWWGKKKKQKKPALQKPVPAKTTIITRGEQVVPA; from the coding sequence ATGCAAAAGAACGTTCGAAATACATCCTCACCAGCTGCCAAGCCTGCTAAAAAAGGGAAATCCCGTTTCCGCAAGGTCAATGATTTCCTGCACCTGTGGCTGGGCCTGATCTCCGGTATCATCGTGTTCATCGTGAGCGTTACCGGCTGTATCTATGCCTTCGAAAGAGAGATCCGTAACTACACACAACCCTACCAGTTCGTAGAAGCGAAACAAGCGCCCTACCTGCCACCTTCCCAGCTGAAAGTGATCGCAGCAAAAGCCGCTTTCGGCAGCAATGCCCCGGATTCTATGACCAGCAAAATATCCGGTGTAAGCTATGGCGCTCCAGGTACTGCCGCTATCGCCGCATATACCGACAAGAAAAATGGCTACACCATGGTATACATGAACCCTTACGATGGGAAAGTGTTACACCAGAAGATATTAAAGGATGACTTCTTCCGTTTCATCCTGGAAGGCCACTTCAACCTGTGGCTGCCCCGCGAGATCGGTCAGCCTATCGTAGCCTCTGCAGTACTGATATTCGTGTTCCTGCTGATCTCCGGCCTGATCATGTGGTGGCCCAAGAAATGGACCAAAGCAGCCCGCGATCAAAGCTTCAAGGTAAAATGGAAAGCCAGCTTCAAACGGGTGAATTACGACCTGCATAACGTGTTGGGGTTCTATGTGATGACCATCGCACTGGTATTAGGTCTGACAGGATTGGTATGGGGCTTTAAATGGTTCTCCAAATCCTACTATTGGACACTGACCGGTGGCAAGACCATGCCGGCAGGTAAAGGCGCGAGACCCAGCTCCGATACCTTGCAATATACCGCGGCTCTTAGTCACATACCGGAAGATGTAGTGTTCCAAAACGCACTGAAAGAGTACAAAGGCATCACCGGCACCATACAGGTACAGTTTGCCGTTAAAAAGGACGACGCTATCTCCCTGACCTACAATCCGGACCAGGGCACCTATAATAAACGAGAATTCCGTTACTTCGATCAGTATACACTAAAGGAAATACCTGGTAAGAACTTGTATTCTACCAAGTACAATAAGGCTTCTATTGGTGAAAAGATCTATCGTTCTAACTACGACATCCACGTCGGCGCTATTGCCGGCCTGCCTGGTAAGATACTCGCATTCTTCGCCAGCCTTATCTGCGCCAGCTTACCGGTAACCGGTTTCTACGTATGGTGGGGTAAAAAGAAAAAGCAGAAGAAACCAGCACTCCAAAAACCAGTACCTGCCAAAACCACTATTATTACCAGGGGTGAGCAAGTGGTACCAGCTTAA
- a CDS encoding DUF4198 domain-containing protein, which yields MVRKALLFSALFLTMFLQTFAHAFWMETSPAGKKGKAQEVRIYFGEYADKDITPVADWFSDTRDYTLTLITPDKKEIKLTSTAAKDHFKASFTPDQEGVYTVVLQHTVKDLYNGKRLDYHSSAVVKIGAANTGDRPEHNTNAVSIYTAAKDTYKANTAVSLQTFFDKLPAGQKEVEVVAPNGWGKKLYTDSTGMASFTPIWPGRYMVEVTSTEKKSGDHNGKPYDANWRCATYCIEVIK from the coding sequence ATGGTTCGTAAGGCGTTACTGTTCTCGGCACTATTCCTCACTATGTTTTTGCAGACATTTGCACATGCTTTTTGGATGGAAACCAGCCCTGCCGGTAAAAAGGGAAAAGCACAGGAAGTACGTATCTATTTCGGGGAATACGCCGACAAGGACATTACGCCAGTGGCAGATTGGTTTTCTGACACCCGCGATTACACCCTCACCCTCATCACTCCCGACAAAAAAGAGATCAAACTCACCTCTACTGCTGCCAAAGATCACTTCAAGGCCAGCTTCACCCCCGACCAGGAAGGTGTGTACACGGTAGTACTGCAACACACCGTAAAAGACCTGTACAATGGCAAACGCCTGGATTATCATTCCAGTGCTGTTGTAAAGATCGGGGCTGCCAACACCGGCGACCGCCCGGAACACAACACGAACGCTGTCAGCATCTATACTGCTGCAAAAGATACTTACAAAGCCAATACAGCGGTTTCTCTGCAAACATTCTTCGACAAGCTGCCAGCTGGCCAGAAAGAGGTAGAAGTGGTAGCGCCTAATGGCTGGGGTAAAAAACTGTACACGGACAGCACCGGTATGGCCAGTTTCACACCGATATGGCCTGGCCGCTATATGGTAGAAGTAACCAGTACGGAGAAAAAATCCGGCGACCACAATGGGAAACCTTATGATGCTAATTGGCGTTGTGCTACTTACTGTATCGAAGTAATCAAATAA
- a CDS encoding DUF5690 family protein: MHNQRFTSQQITTAIFAAIVSFAAYTSIFAYRKAFNVAHFSGYTLWGMDFKIALVITQVIGYMASKFYGIRFISEMKRIGRGRLILSLVGIAWLSWLLFALIPPPYNCWCLLLNGFPLGMIWGIVFSYIEGRRTTDMISAALAVSFIFASGLAKSAAQWVMSAWQVSEYWMPFTVGALFLLPLLLFTYLLERLPPPDEEDKRQRVDRQPMPPADRKALVRRFLPGIVALVIIYILVTILREVRDSFMADMWRESGAAFVPGTFARTETTISLIILVLIAAMVWLQHNFKAFLLAQGIMLAGFIIALTITLLHQQQLVSMYSWMMLAGLGLYMVYIPFNSILFDRFIASFRIAGNVGFLIYIADAFGYLGSVAVLLMKTWQFIRDGWLPFFMQLVILTSITGIAGTLLSITYFTRKYRQ, encoded by the coding sequence TTGCATAACCAACGTTTCACATCCCAACAGATCACTACCGCCATCTTTGCCGCCATCGTCAGCTTCGCGGCATATACTTCCATATTCGCCTATCGTAAAGCGTTTAACGTAGCACACTTCTCCGGGTATACCCTATGGGGCATGGACTTTAAAATTGCCCTCGTGATCACCCAGGTCATAGGCTATATGGCCAGCAAGTTTTACGGCATCCGTTTTATTTCAGAGATGAAAAGGATAGGACGGGGGAGGCTCATCCTATCGCTGGTAGGTATCGCCTGGCTATCATGGCTGTTATTTGCACTGATACCGCCACCATATAATTGCTGGTGCCTGCTGCTGAACGGCTTTCCGTTGGGGATGATATGGGGTATCGTATTCTCCTACATAGAAGGAAGAAGAACCACGGATATGATCAGTGCCGCCCTGGCCGTCAGCTTTATATTCGCCTCCGGCCTGGCTAAATCTGCCGCGCAATGGGTCATGAGTGCCTGGCAGGTATCTGAATACTGGATGCCCTTCACCGTAGGCGCACTGTTCCTGTTACCCCTCCTGTTATTTACCTACCTGCTGGAACGCCTGCCTCCTCCCGATGAAGAAGACAAACGCCAACGGGTAGACCGGCAGCCCATGCCACCAGCCGACCGGAAAGCTTTAGTACGTCGCTTCCTGCCAGGCATCGTCGCCCTTGTCATCATATATATCCTCGTTACCATACTCCGCGAAGTAAGAGACAGCTTTATGGCAGATATGTGGCGGGAATCCGGCGCCGCTTTCGTACCTGGTACCTTCGCCCGCACAGAAACAACCATCAGCCTCATCATCCTGGTACTCATCGCCGCCATGGTATGGCTACAACACAACTTCAAGGCATTCCTACTCGCACAGGGTATCATGCTGGCCGGCTTTATCATCGCACTGACCATTACCCTCCTGCACCAACAGCAACTGGTATCCATGTACTCCTGGATGATGCTGGCCGGATTAGGCCTGTATATGGTATACATCCCGTTCAACAGTATCCTGTTCGATCGTTTCATCGCCTCCTTCCGCATCGCTGGCAACGTTGGCTTTCTCATCTACATAGCCGATGCCTTCGGATACCTGGGCAGCGTAGCCGTATTACTGATGAAGACCTGGCAGTTCATCCGGGACGGATGGTTGCCCTTCTTCATGCAGCTGGTAATCCTTACCAGTATCACCGGTATTGCCGGGACCTTACTCTCCATCACCTACTTCACGCGCAAATACCGGCAGTAA
- a CDS encoding polynucleotide kinase-phosphatase, which translates to MRRNEEQITKIKVPDLSLVLLIGASGSGKSTFARTHFKSTEIVSSDTCRGMVSDDENSLAASADAFELARFIVAKRLKNGLLTVIDATNVREEDRKEWVKLAREHHVLPVAIVINMSEKLCVQRGEQRTDRNLGRHAIAHQVVALKRSLRRLKLEGFRQIYELRTVEEVAGITGIERQPLHNDKKAETGPFDIIGDIHGCYDELVLLIAKLGYQEQEGYWRHPEGRKLVFLGDLVDRGPATPAVLCLVMTQVKAGLAYCVPGNHDVKLLKWLQGRQVQVRHGLEQSIAQLSGETPAFREDVQAFLDGLISHYVFDHGRLVVAHAGLKEAMQGRGSGAVREFCLYGETTGEIDEFGLPVRYNWAAEYKGAAKVVYGHTPVPTAQWLNRTIDIDTGCVFGGKLTALRYPESELVDVPAKEVHCEPVRPLHVPAGPALSLQQAHDDLLDIANVSGKQFIETRYGQRITVRAEQAVTALEAMSRFAVNPKWLIYLPPTMSPCETSKLDDYLEHPLEAFKYFTGVGVRKVVCEEKHMGSRTIVIVGKHEQVIKDTFGIEGEGIGTVYTRTGRAYFNDKETEQAFLQRLSAALETAGFYEEFRTEWVCFDAELMPWNAKAQTLLEQQYGPVGAAARHSLTAAVAALQEAMHPDAAPLLERYAQRLEHTHQYITAYQQYIWPVNSLEDYKLAPFHIMATEGKVWSDKPHEWHMDRIADICAADSGILQPTSYRIAYLDDPQSLEEVTDWWVALTANGGEGMVVKPYDFVAYNGNSIEQPAIKVRGKEYLRIIYGPDYTMPEHLTRLKARGLSTKRSMALREFLLGLEGLHRFVEKEPLSRVHGCAFGVLALESEAVDPRL; encoded by the coding sequence ATGCGCAGAAATGAAGAGCAGATAACGAAGATAAAAGTGCCGGATCTATCACTGGTATTGCTGATAGGAGCTTCCGGTTCTGGTAAGTCCACCTTTGCCCGTACGCATTTTAAGTCTACGGAGATCGTATCTTCTGATACATGCAGGGGGATGGTAAGTGATGACGAGAATAGCCTGGCCGCATCTGCTGATGCGTTTGAACTGGCGCGGTTTATTGTGGCCAAGCGGTTGAAGAATGGCTTGCTAACGGTGATCGATGCGACTAACGTACGGGAAGAGGATCGTAAGGAATGGGTGAAGCTGGCGAGGGAGCACCATGTATTGCCGGTGGCGATCGTGATCAATATGTCGGAGAAATTATGCGTGCAGCGTGGAGAGCAACGTACGGACCGTAACCTGGGGCGGCATGCGATCGCACACCAGGTGGTGGCGCTCAAACGTAGTCTGCGGCGGTTGAAGCTAGAAGGATTCCGGCAGATCTATGAATTACGGACGGTAGAAGAGGTAGCTGGTATTACAGGTATCGAACGACAGCCACTGCATAATGATAAGAAGGCAGAAACGGGGCCATTTGATATCATCGGGGATATACACGGTTGTTATGACGAACTGGTGCTGTTGATTGCTAAACTAGGATACCAGGAGCAGGAAGGTTACTGGCGGCATCCGGAAGGACGTAAGCTGGTGTTTCTGGGCGACCTGGTAGACAGAGGACCTGCTACGCCGGCGGTATTATGCCTAGTGATGACACAGGTAAAAGCGGGCCTGGCCTATTGCGTACCAGGTAACCACGATGTGAAGTTGCTGAAATGGCTGCAGGGGCGGCAGGTGCAGGTAAGACATGGGCTGGAGCAATCCATCGCGCAGCTGTCTGGTGAGACGCCTGCTTTCCGTGAAGACGTACAGGCCTTCCTGGATGGATTGATCAGTCACTATGTGTTCGATCATGGCAGGCTGGTAGTGGCTCACGCCGGACTAAAGGAAGCTATGCAGGGAAGAGGCTCCGGCGCTGTACGTGAATTCTGCCTGTATGGAGAGACTACGGGTGAGATCGACGAATTCGGGTTGCCGGTACGTTACAACTGGGCTGCTGAATATAAAGGCGCCGCCAAGGTGGTATACGGGCACACACCGGTACCTACAGCACAATGGCTGAACCGTACGATCGACATAGATACCGGCTGCGTATTCGGTGGTAAACTGACGGCCTTACGATACCCGGAAAGTGAGCTGGTAGATGTACCTGCGAAGGAAGTACACTGTGAGCCTGTCAGACCTTTACATGTACCTGCCGGTCCGGCATTATCACTGCAACAGGCGCATGACGACCTGCTGGATATTGCCAACGTAAGCGGAAAACAATTCATAGAGACCCGCTATGGTCAGCGTATCACGGTAAGGGCAGAGCAGGCGGTTACCGCGCTGGAGGCGATGAGCCGTTTTGCAGTGAATCCCAAATGGCTGATCTACCTCCCTCCTACTATGAGCCCTTGTGAAACCAGTAAACTGGACGACTACCTGGAACATCCGCTGGAAGCGTTTAAATACTTTACCGGCGTCGGGGTGAGAAAGGTGGTGTGCGAAGAGAAACACATGGGTTCCAGGACTATCGTGATAGTAGGGAAGCATGAACAAGTGATCAAAGATACCTTCGGTATTGAAGGGGAAGGTATCGGTACGGTATATACGCGCACCGGCAGGGCGTATTTTAACGATAAGGAAACGGAGCAGGCTTTTTTACAACGCCTGAGTGCCGCCCTGGAAACCGCTGGTTTTTACGAGGAGTTCCGTACCGAATGGGTATGCTTCGATGCGGAGCTGATGCCGTGGAATGCCAAGGCACAGACCCTGCTGGAGCAACAGTATGGCCCCGTAGGCGCTGCCGCCAGACATAGCCTTACCGCGGCGGTAGCTGCCCTGCAGGAGGCCATGCATCCGGATGCGGCGCCTTTGCTGGAACGGTATGCGCAGCGACTGGAGCATACCCATCAATACATCACTGCTTACCAGCAATATATCTGGCCGGTGAACAGCCTGGAGGACTACAAGCTGGCTCCTTTTCATATCATGGCCACGGAAGGCAAGGTATGGAGCGACAAGCCGCACGAATGGCATATGGACCGTATCGCCGATATCTGTGCGGCAGACAGCGGTATACTGCAGCCTACCAGCTATCGTATCGCTTACCTGGATGATCCGCAGAGCCTGGAGGAAGTAACAGACTGGTGGGTAGCGCTGACGGCCAATGGTGGCGAAGGGATGGTGGTGAAACCATATGACTTCGTTGCCTATAACGGCAATAGCATTGAGCAACCGGCTATCAAGGTCAGGGGAAAAGAATATCTACGGATCATTTATGGCCCGGACTATACGATGCCAGAGCACCTGACCCGCTTAAAGGCAAGGGGGCTATCTACCAAACGCTCCATGGCGTTGCGGGAGTTCCTGCTAGGGCTGGAAGGGTTGCACCGGTTTGTCGAAAAGGAGCCGTTGAGCCGCGTACATGGCTGTGCATTCGGCGTGCTGGCCCTGGAGAGTGAAGCGGTAGACCCCCGGTTGTAG
- a CDS encoding YegP family protein, protein MGVFELLKSQANGQFYFRLKANNGETILRSEMYVTKTAALSGLQSVKNNSQRSDSYESITTKDGRYYFIDSSFLNKEDKERYKKIIQERSKRLEP, encoded by the coding sequence ATGGGCGTTTTCGAACTATTAAAAAGTCAAGCTAACGGACAGTTTTATTTCCGCTTGAAAGCGAATAATGGAGAAACCATACTTAGAAGCGAAATGTATGTTACTAAAACAGCGGCTTTAAGTGGCTTACAGTCTGTTAAGAATAATTCTCAGCGTAGCGATAGCTATGAATCAATCACTACAAAAGATGGTAGGTACTACTTTATTGATAGTAGCTTCCTAAATAAGGAAGACAAGGAGAGATATAAAAAAATCATTCAGGAACGATCTAAACGATTAGAACCCTAG
- a CDS encoding glycoside hydrolase family 19 protein gives MTTKTTFKRIALQLLSASTCLFLCCWLMTKPALAGPPAKKAKAAKAAVADPNNPIADILTAAEWDVIFPHRFNPDDRTGAGTLPTTPAKDFYSYANFVEACRRMAQIKLVLERRCGTDYYRITRTDKATGVTTVMRTDPSFNDPTWANLAIVKETLDYATFANEGDINTRKRELMAFLANISQETTGGWPTAPGGQFAWGLYFREEQGYEGTTNIGYRVDHAIYPPAPGKSYHGRGPIQLSYNYNYGQASEFLFGDKNILLATPEKVIQDGVIAFETGIWFWMTPQYPKPSCHDVMIPGKWTPTPAEAAGGIKAGFGTTVNIINGGVECGGATENNKVLSRIAHFQRYTGIKQVSMELNGGNNTANLGCANMKRFAMDPAECSRITALTFTKPTSYTIATTSLSPIAIEVSKNDPSNEVTQIVININGQRFTGTTAQWTPPAYGKFKAYAAGARAGKDSVTTTVDLVIWNDVSFEGCTNLPAWQAKDYTTVGNIVLYNGSIYRNKWWAGAAALPSAADPWELLGACSGGTGNQLPVVNITAPANNASYNAPANITISANATDADGRIAKVEFFNGATKLGETTTAPYNFTWSSVAAGNYTITAKATDDKGGSRTSAAVTVAVNGTNPGGGCGSIAVWDATKAYTGGQQAVYSGKIYKAKWWTQGDRPDQNTGSGKAWEYVGDCGAAARSFNEPTHIGDDNNQTINVYPNPATGSSIQVTVDGTPGEQLQISLLNIKTGQPILRQVQTLGVKGQAIQLNISQVPAGTWILNIQHGQSKKISTAKIVRVQ, from the coding sequence ATGACAACCAAAACTACGTTCAAAAGGATAGCATTGCAGCTGCTATCCGCCTCCACTTGTTTGTTTCTCTGTTGCTGGCTAATGACCAAACCAGCATTGGCAGGTCCTCCCGCCAAGAAGGCTAAGGCAGCGAAAGCAGCCGTCGCAGATCCAAACAACCCCATCGCCGACATCCTCACCGCCGCCGAGTGGGATGTCATTTTTCCACATCGCTTTAATCCGGATGATCGTACCGGGGCAGGGACCCTGCCCACCACACCGGCTAAAGACTTTTATTCTTATGCCAACTTCGTAGAGGCTTGCAGAAGAATGGCCCAAATCAAACTGGTACTGGAACGCCGCTGTGGTACCGACTATTACCGCATTACCCGTACCGACAAAGCCACCGGCGTAACCACCGTCATGCGTACTGACCCTTCCTTCAACGATCCTACCTGGGCTAACCTCGCGATCGTAAAGGAAACATTGGACTACGCCACCTTCGCCAACGAAGGAGACATCAATACCCGCAAACGCGAGCTGATGGCATTCCTCGCCAACATCTCCCAGGAAACCACCGGTGGATGGCCTACCGCACCGGGTGGCCAGTTCGCCTGGGGCCTTTACTTCCGCGAAGAACAAGGATATGAAGGCACCACTAATATCGGCTACCGCGTAGACCACGCCATCTATCCCCCCGCTCCGGGCAAGTCCTATCACGGACGCGGTCCCATCCAGTTGAGCTATAACTACAACTACGGACAAGCCAGCGAATTCCTGTTCGGCGACAAAAACATACTGCTGGCCACTCCCGAAAAAGTAATACAGGATGGCGTGATCGCCTTCGAAACAGGTATCTGGTTCTGGATGACCCCTCAATATCCTAAACCTTCCTGCCACGATGTAATGATCCCTGGTAAATGGACACCCACACCAGCAGAAGCAGCAGGTGGTATCAAAGCAGGATTCGGTACAACCGTTAACATCATCAACGGTGGCGTAGAATGCGGCGGCGCTACGGAAAACAATAAAGTGCTGAGCCGTATCGCTCACTTCCAGCGCTATACCGGTATCAAACAGGTAAGCATGGAACTCAATGGTGGCAACAACACCGCCAACCTGGGCTGCGCCAACATGAAACGTTTCGCAATGGACCCTGCCGAATGTTCCCGCATCACCGCACTCACCTTCACCAAACCAACCAGCTACACCATCGCCACCACTTCCTTGTCGCCCATCGCTATCGAGGTAAGTAAAAACGATCCTTCCAATGAAGTAACCCAGATCGTGATCAATATCAACGGTCAGCGCTTCACAGGCACCACCGCACAGTGGACACCACCGGCTTATGGCAAATTCAAAGCCTATGCTGCCGGTGCCCGCGCTGGTAAGGATTCTGTAACCACTACCGTAGATCTCGTTATCTGGAATGACGTATCCTTCGAAGGTTGTACCAACCTCCCCGCATGGCAGGCAAAAGATTATACCACTGTTGGCAATATCGTATTGTACAACGGTAGCATCTACCGCAATAAATGGTGGGCAGGTGCAGCAGCATTACCCAGCGCAGCCGACCCTTGGGAATTACTGGGCGCTTGCAGCGGCGGCACCGGCAACCAATTACCGGTAGTGAATATCACCGCTCCCGCTAACAATGCCAGCTACAACGCACCGGCTAATATTACCATCAGCGCCAACGCCACCGACGCAGACGGACGCATCGCCAAAGTGGAATTCTTCAACGGCGCTACCAAATTAGGCGAAACCACCACCGCTCCTTACAACTTCACCTGGAGCAGTGTAGCCGCCGGCAACTACACCATCACCGCCAAAGCTACCGACGACAAAGGGGGTAGCCGCACCTCCGCAGCTGTAACCGTTGCCGTAAATGGCACCAACCCTGGCGGCGGCTGTGGCAGCATCGCCGTATGGGATGCCACCAAAGCATACACCGGCGGTCAACAAGCCGTATACAGCGGCAAGATCTACAAAGCCAAATGGTGGACACAGGGCGATCGTCCTGACCAGAACACCGGCTCCGGCAAAGCCTGGGAATATGTAGGCGATTGCGGCGCCGCCGCCCGCAGCTTCAACGAACCTACTCATATCGGCGACGATAACAACCAAACCATCAACGTATATCCCAACCCCGCCACCGGCTCCTCCATACAGGTAACCGTAGATGGTACACCTGGCGAACAACTGCAGATATCCTTACTGAATATCAAAACCGGTCAGCCTATCCTCCGCCAGGTACAAACCCTCGGCGTAAAAGGACAGGCCATCCAGCTCAATATCAGCCAGGTACCCGCAGGCACCTGGATACTTAACATACAACATGGCCAAAGCAAAAAAATAAGCACCGCCAAGATCGTAAGGGTACAATAA